In Henningerozyma blattae CBS 6284 chromosome 7, complete genome, a single genomic region encodes these proteins:
- the PXA2 gene encoding ATP-binding cassette long-chain fatty acid transporter PXA2 (similar to Saccharomyces cerevisiae PXA2 (YKL188C); ancestral locus Anc_4.287), with amino-acid sequence MLRFLNFYQRNRLNILRSSYILLLFATIYTSNSSRKIKGMANDGTDSSDDEKELSDSQDQEQQKQQEDTSLSRFISFRYKTNENKKKSKVKKKNQNKLNFLIKIILKDKRCIALLITQSILLVIRTFLTLHVATLDGKLVSSLVKSNYSKFLKILLGQWMVLGVPASIINSLITFLTKYFSLEINKKISNYLLDKYLLNNNVFYSTINSVNNNISSISNDIDSDSTAVDHDENTKLIQNRDNIDPSVENSNISSLMQNKKALDNIQLMQFQDNLTKDIYTFSSNTSILLNQLLKPTLDLILCSFKLLSSNSSIMGEGTLILGLIVFLSNSILRIVQPNFINITIKKAILESNFRSLHSNLHSNNEEVALLRGQRRELLNLDYSFYKIILFINKELKQRAIYDLATTFIVKYTWGAAGLFLCSIPIFFKNDSSINNGVSNDLTAEFITNRRLLLTASSSFGKFVELKKNIQQLKGVSYRLIDFNKILDEKVTEYEKQNVHSSPLKNIESPTIESNNKNIGLPITTNNDAEALMEYDDSKIEFINVPLITPGNQVLVPSLTFRLNYGDHLLIIGPNGCGKSSLFRILGNLWPIQQYKGNDPNLKNIKTKLIMPHRNNYYSDTEMEYVSSTNSPSNSFFDSDLVSESGRRSSSFDDSSIFEVMSPSSNCNIFYLPQRPYMGNKYTFREQIIYPDTTRQFENRFNNSYTKGDEYLAKILKMVELEDLITENLAIALAKKDSSDAGNNSMDIEDKEAFNIVRNWNDELSIGIQQRLAMARMYYHKPKFAVLDECTSAVSPEMEQKMYETAQSLGVSLISVCHRTSLWHFHNHLLKFDGEGNYHFGKFDPIQRLKDEERLNELTQILDQQVPVWQRKLQDLILAKKLNIMKKSESDLRLHRSINSTSDFNGNSPRNQTNAPKKRIIAPCLPKRHIEGSNPQRNDISNSSIAPPEVYTTSPSSPTDIDSPNSKKDNSPRKNIKRKPHKYGKQKKNLKDIEN; translated from the coding sequence ATGCTTCggtttttaaatttctatcaaagaaatagattaaatattctaagGTCAtcatatattcttttactTTTTGCTACTATATATACATCTAATTCAAGTAGGAAAATCAAAGGTATGGCTAACGATGGTACCGATTCTAGTGATGATGAAAAGGAACTATCAGATTCGCAAGATCAAGAACAACAGAAACAGCAAGAAGATACGTCTTTATCAAGATTTATTTCATTCCGATATAAGACTAATGagaataagaaaaaatcaaaagttaagaaaaaaaatcaaaataaattaaattttctaataaaaatcattttGAAAGATAAGAGATGTATTGCTCTATTGATAACTCAATCCATCTTATTAGTTATTAGAACATTTCTAACTCTACATGTTGCCACTTTAGATGGTAAACTTGTATCTTCATTGGTTAAATCAAACTATAgcaaatttttaaaaatattattgggTCAATGGATGGTATTGGGTGTCCCAGCAAGTATCATCAATTCTTTGATTACTTTcttaacaaaatatttttctttggaaatcaataaaaaaatttccaattatCTATTGGATAAATAtctattgaataataatgttttttattctacAATTAATTCTGTGAACAATAACATTAGTAGTATATCTAATGATATAGATAGTGACTCTACTGCAGTAGATCATGATGAAAATACCAAACTTATCCAAAATAGAGATAATATTGATCCATCTGtagaaaattcaaatatttcttctCTAATGCAAAATAAGAAGGCATTAgataatattcaattgatgCAATTCCAAGATAATTTGACCAAGGATATCTATACTTTCTCAAGCAATACATCAATCTTATTAAaccaattattaaaaccAACTTTAGATTTAATACTATGTTCATTTAAACTATTGTCTTCAAATAGTTCAATCATGGGAGAAGGTACGTTGATTTTGGGTTTGATTGTATTTCTATCCAATTCAATATTACGAATAGTACAaccaaattttattaatataacaATTAAAAAGGCAATATTAGAAAGTAATTTTAGATCATTACATTCAAACTTACATTCAAATAACGAAGAAGTAGCTTTGCTAAGGGGTCAAAGGAGAGAGTTATTGAATCTGGATTACTCTTTTTACaaaatcatattatttattaataaagaattaaaacaaagGGCCATATATGATTTAGCAACTACTTTTATTGTCAAATATACTTGGGGTGCAGCAGGTTTATTCTTATGttcaattccaattttttttaagaatgatagttcaattaataatggcGTCAGTAATGATTTAACTGCGGAATTCATCACAAATAGAAGATTATTGTTAACAGCATCTAGTTCCTTTGGTAAATTTgtagaattgaaaaaaaatattcaacaattaaaaGGTGTTTCATATAGATTAAttgatttcaataaaatattagatgAAAAAGTAACAGAATATGAGAAGCAAAATGTACATTCATCtccattaaaaaatattgaatcaCCTACTATtgaaagtaataataaaaatattggatTGCCTATTACTACTAACAATGATGCAGAAGCTTTAATGGAATATGACGATTCTAAgattgaatttattaatgtaCCTTTAATAACACCTGGTAATCAAGTATTAGTGCCATCTTTAACATTTAGGCTTAATTATGGTGATCATCTATTAATTATTGGTCCAAATGGTTGTGGTAAGTCTTCTTTATTCCGTATTTTAGGTAATTTATGGCCAATTCAGCAATATAAAGGAAATGATCCCaacttgaaaaatataaagaccaaattaataatgccacatagaaataattattattctgaTACTGAAATGGAATATGTCAGTAGCACAAATTCCCCTTCAAACTCATTTTTCGATTCTGATTTAGTTTCTGAGTCAGGAAGAAGAAGTTCCTCTTTTGATGATTCTTCTATATTTGAAGTTATGTCACCATCTTCAAattgtaatatattttatttaccTCAAAGACCGTATATGGGTAATAAGTATACTTTCAGAGAACAAATTATATACCCTGACACGACAAGGCAATTTGAAAACcgatttaataatagttaTACAAAAGGTGATGAATACTTggcaaaaatattaaaaatggtaGAATTGGAAGATTTAATAACTGAAAACCTGGCTATCGCCTTAGCTAAAAAGGACTCCTCCGATGCTGGAAACAATTCTATGgatattgaagataaagaaGCCTTTAACATTGTACGAAATTGGAACGACGAGTTATCCATTGGTATTCAACAAAGATTGGCAATGGCAAGAATGTATTACCATAAACCAAAATTTGCTGTTTTAGATGAATGTACATCTGCAGTGTCTCCAGAAATGGAACAGAAAATGTATGAAACTGCTCAAAGTCTGGGtgtttcattaatttctgTCTGCCATCGTACAAGTCTGTGGCATTTTCATAATCATCTTTTAAAGTTTGATGGAGAGGGGAATTAtcattttggaaaattcgACCCAATTCAAAGGTTAAAGGATGAGGAAAGATTAAATGAGTTAACACAGATATTAGACCAACAGGTTCCAGTGTGGCAGAGAAAATTacaagatttaattttggcaaaaaaattaaatattatgaaaaaatcaGAGAGTGATTTAAGACTACATAGAAGCATTAATTCAACTAGTGACTTTAATGGCAATTCACCAAGAAATCAGACTAATGCACCCAAAAAACGGATCATAGCACCATGTCTACCAAAGAGACATATTGAAGGTTCAAATCCTCAGAGAAATGAtatatctaattcatcaattgcCCCTCCTGAAGTATATACCACCAGTCCAAGTTCTCCTACAGATATTGATTCTcctaattcaaaaaaagataattcaccaagaaaaaatattaagcGTAAGCCTCATAAATATGGTAAgcaaaagaagaatttaaaggacatagaaaattaa
- the TBLA0G02020 gene encoding gag protein, which translates to MYVPARAYPTWFQNELNKGFMSLYYIVECTLSKDIRTDHEIYEEFLDSLYNISFDTKMDATIFRFTILGLRNKAKELDIAISDDWIARRILKSLKGEYFNITSNYLKGSSSYDLKNFLFAIQIKSPEIARVTSTLKAKVNLNCQTCQSSTHTAVTCPNRVLEHASKPTTAVNKKKSVKKKAKLKAIQITINLIDELLTLRPALQELPLDDVLILDSGAQCSAIKDTGILHDFSPISNSQLFAV; encoded by the coding sequence aTGTATGTACCTGCAAGGGCGTATCCTACATGGTTCCAAAACGAACTTAACAAGGGTTTTATGTCGTTGTACTATATAGTAGAGTGTACCTTATCCAAGGATATTCGTACAGACCATGAAATCTATGAAGAGTTTCTAGACTCTTTATATAACATCTCGTTTGACACAAAAATGGACGCTACTATCTTCAGGTTCACTATATTAGGTCTAAGAAATAAGGCCAAGGAATTAGACATTGCTATTAGTGATGACTGGATTGCTCgaagaattttaaaatcgTTAAAAGGTGAATACTTCAACATAACTTCTAATTATCTTAAAGGATCTAGTTCTTATGatctgaaaaattttctattcGCCATTCAGATAAAATCACCCGAAATTGCTAGAGTAACATCTACGCTTAAAGCTAAAGTCAACTTAAACTGTCAAACCTGTCAGAGCTCTACTCATACAGCAGTAACATGCCCAAATAGAGTTCTTGAACATGCCTCAAAGCCAACAACAGCAGTGAACAAAAAGAAGTCTGTCAAGAAGAAAGCCAAGTTGAAGGCAATCCAAATTACAATAAACCTGATTGACGAATTACTGACACTTAGGCCTGCTTTACAAGAACTCCCCTTAGATGACGTACTAATTCTAGATTCTGGAGCTCAATGCTCAGCGATCAAAGATACTGGTATTTTACATGATTTCTCTCCTATCTCCAATTCTCAGTTGTTTGCCGTTTAA
- the VPS36 gene encoding ESCRT-II subunit protein VPS36 (similar to Saccharomyces cerevisiae VPS36 (YLR417W); ancestral locus Anc_4.288), producing the protein MDHWNFIETSTSGQPILREAEKDILLDHNVGLYHGKSKILHRQNGRIFLTSQRIIYVDNNDPINNSLALELDDIGSIEYQSKFLKRSARMIVFFKDADVILHLSKLKRENSSKKDILTEWICPICMFANEYEGEFTEATITPPVCTNCGVPADYELSKSSIKISSISTSSKRLVKKSGGENDNICPACTFINHSELRNCEICGTRLPKAKKIRGNFNSRKNKKFQLLLENVSSGNTDLKEVNYAQFSFRNSDGILFSEATEMALDNLSKARNTEIFNKDLVSVNGMSIKSPVMKELPYIETKLSRTGISTLEQSRETQLARNDILLNNALSDLSNLMSFADDIEKLYSRYNKNDISSSKMNSKQVPSLIVDRDKFYNKNIFIEEIAREIYEFATSEFKDEQQREGCVMISLVDLYAMYNKAMRIGVGFVSPLEMREACESFERLGLTKLKLTKINQRILCLGSDNALEIIKTKIVQIIEQFPGSHLLQISKKLNEYSQSDWTIGVITEVLQNCIDSGILVVDEQLTGILYYKNLFWHI; encoded by the coding sequence atGGATCATTggaattttattgaaactAGTACATCAGGCCAACCAATTCTAAGGGAAGCAGAGAAAGATATCTTACTTGATCATAATGTGGGATTATATCATGGCAAATCGAAGATACTGCATAGACAAAATGGTCGGATATTTTTAACATCCCAGAGAATAATTTATGTTGACAATAATGATcccattaataattctttagcattagaattagatgaTATTGGCTCTATTGAATATCAgtcaaaatttttaaaaaggTCTGCAAGAATGAtcgttttttttaaggATGCAGATGTCATTTTACACTTGTCAAAGTTGAAGAGAGAAAATAGctcaaaaaaagatattctTACAGAGTGGATTTGTCCAATATGTATGTTCGCAAACGAATACGAAGGAGAATTTACCGAAGCAACGATAACTCCTCCAGTTTGTACAAACTGTGGTGTACCTGCTGATTATGAATTATCTAAATCCTCTATCAAAATATCGTCAATCTCAACAAGCTCCAAAAGGTTAGTCAAAAAGTCAGGAggtgaaaatgataatatatgCCCAGCATGTACTTTTATTAATCACTCAGAACTTAGAAATTGTGAAATATGTGGTACGAGGCTTCCAAAAGCTAAAAAAATACGAGGAAACTTCAATtctagaaaaaataaaaaattccaattgTTATTAGAGAATGTTTCGTCAGGTAATACTGATTTGAAAGAAGTGAATTATGCTCAGTTCAGTTTTAGAAATTCAGATGGCATATTGTTCTCTGAGGCAACAGAAATGGCTTTGGATAATCTATCAAAGGCAAGAAATACAGagatttttaataaagatttagTTTCCGTCAATGGAATGTCTATAAAGAGTCCTGTGATGAAAGAGTTACCTTATATCGAAACTAAATTAAGTAGAACTGGTATTTCTACGCTAGAGCAGTCAAGAGAAACACAGCTAGCTAGAaatgatatattattaaacaatGCGCTCTCTGATTTAAGCAATTTAATGTCATTTGCTGATGATATTGAGAAATTATATTCTCggtataataaaaatgatattagtAGCAGTAAGATGAACTCTAAGCAAGTTCCCTCCTTGATTGTTGATAGAGATAAGTTTTACAATAAGAATATCTTCATCGAAGAAATTGCCCGTGAGATATACGAGTTTGCAACTTCAGAGTTTAAAGATGAACAGCAAAGAGAGGGTTGTGTTATGATCTCACTTGTAGACTTATACGCGATGTACAACAAAGCGATGCGAATTGGCGTAGGGTTTGTTTCGCCACTTGAGATGAGAGAAGCATGTGAGAGTTTTGAAAGATTGGGattaacaaaattaaaGCTAACGAAGATTAATCAGAGAATTTTATGTCTGGGGTCTGATAATGCTCtagaaattatcaaaacAAAGATAGTACAAATTATAGAGCAGTTTCCGGGTAGCCATTTACTTCAAATCTCAAAGAAGCTTAATGAGTATTCACAAAGTGACTGGACAATTGGTGTGATAACAGAAGTTTTACAAAATTGTATTGATAGTGGTATTTTGGTTGTAGACGAACAATTAACTGGTATTTTATACtacaaaaatttattttggcATATATAA
- the TBLA0G02030 gene encoding RNA helicase (similar to Saccharomyces cerevisiae YLR419W; ancestral locus Anc_4.291) yields MAKKSKSSSKSSSSPTPNAGGKKKGKAKGKEEERQEIDEKQSRKLKQQENRTKVTSTSSWTGKLPHTLLHETCQKRKWNKVEYDMKKIGDKGMLAIAVISYTDPKTKEILTIRMNDPTYDKIAGKGLLIPQETSLEARHYAATVALCRIAYNTNMHTMLPPNHRNLWLDLTAFHKKLLKENEYKAGKIFDSDPFKTLLEDRKQKDQKDKELRAKNNQKEREHVATINIAMDDAENFKQSTSKSTKKTISEVNSRKIQNNNLPVSLVHFPKKAWEKAPLVDFDEKSRNILESALKLYTNWSEKKIKLNSSSNSDRVDLKKRLLDLQFRAVHVDEALKYNDPLSFLLFNLPEDDLPPFFQKRQSDSKNIIEISSLPLNVRNMIDRLMESGVSKDKVYFALEQTNHDEALAASYLTEHILSSLDKVESYSISEDESLELWNQELEGLQSVYEERIEIIEPNKIYSVVLNERLHLKLRVYKSQQYPYTIPGIIVSTFDKKYKLPNYIKQQILKKLLQYINDMSLLGNPLIYDIFEWLQDNVEKIIKNPGPLLPDESVHHSSNIQLNKNTVKDHNKSNKNKYGKRTISSIELKALSDEYSKRIKTLDYKIMQDVRANLPAWKKKSLIVDLIMSHQVVLITGETGSGKSTQVVQFLLDSLQTNGDFGNTNIICTQPRRISAIGLAERVSEERCVECGDEVGYIIRGVNKTKPSTRIKFMTTGVLVRILQNDTTFLNNTIIVIDEVHERSIDTDLIVILLKNLLSKIKNLKIVLMSATVNVDIFKNYFPKLGTCHIEGRTFPIKDYYLEDVLEMVNFKIKKPKGKYVDSDNEDDDNLLTPGADSKFFRSGQINYDLIIETVDFVHQELDKNDDDGSIIVFLPGVAEINKCCRMLSSTVTGLEVLPLHSALSPDDQKRVFKNFKSRRKVVVSTNIAETSITIDDCVCTIDTGKAKTMFYNPKDNTTRLTESFISQAESKQRRGRAGRVREGMSFKLFSRRLYEEDMVAMPAPEIKRVSLESLYLSVKSMGIKNVKEFLRTGLESPPLDALNRAEKMLQTIGLVNEYDSTLTELGKYVSLMPVMDSKHGKLLVYSIIFGCADIGILLVSLLGIGAMPFVGGSDNRDNIRQIMSKYNKKGDLLAMVEIVSKYLNIENPSEKRSYMNENYLSFNKMRELKSLTTQYYSILKDVGFLPMNYKPHYSEYLNRNSKNLDIISAILIGASYPNVASVELPDPKFLATAQGAIEKDPEATSIKYWIRNEQYIDKLDELEEEENNSTTNQKSIFDLRNSMPLPKTRAFIHPSSITFSSKNIAPEEVQLLLDNQQPILKKSTDMVALKYPFMIYNSAHTTSKLFLSNITPVNTLSVLLFGGPLHYEISEKIHSPGIILDNWLPIRTWCKNGLLIKELRNLLDESINSKLENPDYSNMKDNSKNDKAEFVLDLVEKIILME; encoded by the coding sequence ATGGCGAAGAAAAGTAAGTCGAGTTCTAAGTCATCCTCATCACCGACTCCAAATGCTGGAGGTAAAAAGAAAGGTAAAGCTAAGGGTAAAGAGGAAGAACGTCAAGAAATAGATGAAAAACAGAGTAGAAAACTGAAACAGCAAGAAAACCGTACGAAAGTAACGTCAACTTCCAGTTGGACAGGGAAACTTCCGCATACATTACTTCATGAAACATGTCAAAAGAGAAAATGGAATAAAGTTGAATACGATATGAAAAAGATTGGTGATAAAGGAATGCTTGCAATTGCTGTAATATCCTATACTGATCCTAAAACTAAAGAAATCTTGACTATAAGGATGAATGATCCAACGTACGATAAAATTGCTGGTAAAGGTCTGCTAATCCCGCAAGAAACGTCTCTTGAAGCAAGACATTATGCAGCAACTGTCGCACTTTGTCGTATTGcttataatacaaatatgcATACAATGTTACCACCAAATCATAGAAATTTATGGCTAGACTTGACCGCTTTTCATAAGAAATTGCTAAAAGAAAACGAATATAAAGCTGggaaaatttttgattCAGATCCATTTAAAACTTTGCTGGAGGATAGAAAACAGAAGGATCAAAAGGATAAAGAATTAAGGGCAAAAAACAACCAAAAAGAACGGGAACATGTAGctactattaatattgcTATGGATGACGCagaaaatttcaaacaaTCAACTTCTAAAAGTACTAAAAAAACTATCTCAGAGGTTAATTCCAGAAAgatacaaaataataatttaccaGTTTCGTTGGTTCATTTCCCTAAAAAGGCTTGGGAGAAAGCACCATTGGTTGattttgatgaaaaatCGAGAAATATATTGGAATCCgcattaaaattatacaCAAATTGGTCTGAGAAGAAGATAAAACTAAATTCTTCAAGTAATAGTGATCGtgttgatttaaaaaaacgTTTACTTGATCTTCAATTTAGAGCAGTTCATGTTGATGAAgctttgaaatataatgaCCCGTTATCTTTTTTGCTTTTCAATCTACCTGAAGATGACTTGCCACCTTTCTTTCAAAAGAGACAAAGTGATtcaaagaatattattgagATATCTTCACTTCCTTTGAATGTAAGAAATATGATTGACAGGCTGATGGAAAGTGGAGTCTCGAAAGATAAAGTTTATTTTGCTTTGGAGCAAACAAACCATGATGAAGCATTGGCTGCAAGTTATTTGACTGAACATATTTTATCCTCTCTAGATAAAGTGGAATCGTATTCTATATCTGAAGACGAATCCCTTGAATTATGGAATCAAGAGTTGGAAGGTTTGCAAAGTGTTTATGAAGAACGGATTGAAATTATCGAgccaaataaaatatactctgttgttttaaatgaaaggttgcatttaaaattgaGAGTATATAAGAGTCAGCAGTATCCTTATACTATACCAGGGATTATCGTTTCCACGTTTGacaagaaatataaattgccaaattatataaaacagcaaattttaaagaaacttcttcaatatattaatgatatgaGTTTGTTGGGAAATCCTCTGATATATGATATCTTTGAATGGCTGCAGGATAatgttgaaaaaatcaTCAAAAATCCTGGGCCTTTATTACCAGATGAATCTGTTCACCACTCCAGCAATATTCaacttaataaaaatacagtTAAGGATCAcaataaatctaataaaaataaatatgggAAACGCACTATTTCATCTATAGAGCTAAAGGCCTTGTCTGATGAATAttctaaaagaattaagaCCTTAGATTACAAGATCATGCAAGACGTAAGAGCAAATTTGCCGGcctggaaaaaaaaatctctTATTGTGGATTTAATTATGAGTCACCAGGTTGTGTTAATTACAGGTGAAACTGGGTCAGGTAAATCTACACAAGTTGtccaatttttattagattccTTACAGACGAATGGTGATTTCGGAAACACTAATATTATCTGTACTCAACCTAGAAGAATATCTGCAATTGGTTTGGCTGAGCGTGTATCTGAAGAACGTTGTGTAGAGTGTGGTGATGAAGTTGGTTATATTATTAGGGGGGTCAATAAAACCAAGCCATCTACAAGGATTAAATTCATGACAACAGGTGTTCTTGTCCGTATTTTGCAAAATGATACCACTTTCTTGAATAACACAATTATTGTCATTGATGAAGTCCATGAAAGATCCATAGATACGGATTTAATTGTTATACTactaaaaaatttgttgagtaaaattaaaaatttaaaaattgtcTTAATGAGTGCAACTGTTAatgttgatatttttaaaaattacttCCCAAAGCTTGGTACTTGTCATATTGAAGGTCGAACATTCCCtattaaagattattatttagagGATGTTTTGGAGATggttaatttcaaaattaaaaaaccTAAGGGTAAATATGTTGATTctgataatgaagatgacgataatttattaacacCTGGGGCagattctaaatttttcagatCTGGTCAAATCAATTACGATTTGATTATTGAGACTGTGGACTTTGTGCATCAAGAATTGgataaaaatgatgatgatggaTCTATTATTGTCTTCTTACCGGGTGTAGcagaaattaataaatgcTGTAGAATGCTGTCTTCTACTGTTACAGGCTTAGAAGTATTACCATTACATTCAGCCTTATCACCAGATGATCAAAAGAgagtatttaaaaattttaagtCTAGGAGAAAAGTTGTCGTTTCTACTAATATTGCAGAAACATCTATTACTATTGATGATTGTGTGTGTACTATTGATACAGGTAAGGCTAAGACCATGTTTTATAATCCCAAGGACAATACTACTAGATTAACTGAATCTTTCATTTCTCAAGCAGAATCGAAACAAAGAAGAGGTCGTGCGGGTAGAGTTCGTGAAGGTATGTCATTTAAGTTATTTTCTAGAAGGCTCTATGAAGAAGATATGGTTGCTATGCCAGCTCCTGAAATAAAAAGGGTGAGTTTAGAATCACTTTATTTATCAGTGAAATCAATGGGTATTAAAAATGTCAAGGAATTTTTAAGAACCGGTTTAGAATCGCCACCATTAGATGCTCTCAATAGAGCAGAAAAGATGCTACAAACTATTGGTTTGGTGAATGAATATGACTCTACATTAACAGAACTAGGTAAATATGTTAGTTTAATGCCTGTCATGGACAGTAAGCATGGTAAATTATTGGTTTATAGCATTATTTTTGGGTGTGCTGACATAGGTATTTTACTTGTTTCTCTATTAGGTATTGGTGCTATGCCATTTGTTGGGGGTAGTGATAATCGTGATAACATAAGACAAATAATgtcaaaatataataaaaaagggGATCTATTAGCTATGGTGGAAATAGTTTCGAAGTATTTAAACATAGAAAATCCAAGTGAAAAAAGGTCATATatgaatgaaaattatttatcatttaataaaatgagAGAACTCAAATCTTTAACTACACAatattattctattttaaaagatgttGGTTTTCTGCCAATGAATTATAAACCCCATTATTctgaatatttgaatagGAATTCgaaaaatttagatatcATATCGGCTATATTAATTGGTGCCTCGTATCCAAATGTTGCTAGTGTTGAACTACCAGATCCAAAATTCTTAGCTACAGCCCAAGGTGCTATTGAAAAGGATCCAGAAGCTACATCTATCAAATATTGGATCAGGAATGAACAATATATTGACAAAttagatgaattagaagaagaggaaaataattctactACAAATCAAAAATCCATTTTTGATTTACGTAACTCAATGCCTTTGCCAAAGACAAGAGCGTTTATACACCCTTCATCGATTACATTTTCAAGTAAGAATATAGCTCCTGAAGAAGTGCAATTGTTGTTAGATAATCAGCAAcctattttgaaaaaatcaactGATATGGTTGCGTTAAAGTATCCATTCATGATTTACAATTCTGCTCATACTACaagtaaattatttttaagtAATATTACACCCGTGAATACACTCTCAGTATTACTATTTGGTGGTCCATTACATTATGAAATAAGCgaaaaaattcattctCCTGGTATTATTCTGGATAACTGGTTACCAATTAGAACGTGGTGCAAGAATGGTTTATTAATCAAAGAATTACgtaatttattagatgaatCGATCAATTCTAAATTGGAAAACCCAGATTATTCTAATATGAAAGATAATTCTAAGAATGATAAGGCAGAATTCGTCTTAGATCttgttgaaaaaattattcttatggaataa
- the TBLA0G02010 gene encoding inositol phosphorylceramide synthase regulatory subunit KEI1 (similar to Saccharomyces cerevisiae YDR367W; ancestral locus Anc_5.433), protein MYKRITSSYSKVLPNSFFILFPLYLGVELILGICILNKCSGFYGILALFTGHPLSIVQWLTYIWSIFTLLIYTQGMFHIKKPNVYLFSQIFTIFSLDTIFTLFLTLYFALDWFSSDHSNKQSENSLQRTEKDIELSQKQGASSTYELFLIVIVTLFTLISRCYYNLVLASFLHKLFINPKFIIDQDDVETDLKNKSFFKKFGGISKKLFSHFF, encoded by the coding sequence ATGTATAAACGAATAACTAGTTCATATTCAAAAGTATTGCCAAACTCTTTTTTCATCTTATTCCCATTGTATCTAGGGGTAGAACTGATCTTAGGGATATGCATCTTGAACAAGTGTTCAGGTTTTTATGGGATTCTAGCTTTATTCACAGGGCATCCACTTTCTATCGTACAATGGTTGACTTATATCTGGTCCATCTTCACTCTATTGATCTACACACAAGGTATGTTCCATATTAAAAAACCAAACGTGTATCTTTTTTCGCAaatatttactattttttccCTAGATACAATCTTCACATTATTCTTAACTTTATACTTCGCTTTAGATTGGTTCAGTTCAGATCATTCCAATAAACAATCCGAAAATTCCCTTCAAAGAACTGAAAAGGACATAGAATTATCTCAAAAGCAAGGTGCCTCTTCCACttatgaattatttttaatagtcATTGTAACTCTATTCACACTTATCTCAAGATGCTATTACAATCTAGTACTAGCTTCCTTCTTACACAAATTATTCATAAATCcaaaatttatcattgaTCAAGATGATGTAGAAacagatttgaaaaataaatcattctttaaaaaatttggtggtatttccaaaaaattgttttctcatttcttctaa